Below is a window of Brassica napus cultivar Da-Ae chromosome A5, Da-Ae, whole genome shotgun sequence DNA.
TGATAAGAGGAGCTTACTCAATGGTTTGAGTATTCCAGCAATGATAAGTATGGAGGCAGTGATAACACTGCAGAAGAAACCTGTCAGCTGGATCATGGAAGCAGTCATAAATTCTAGTAAACTCTTGGTTGTTTGTAATCACCAAGTTATAGCAGATGGGAATGGTTTCAAATATCAGTTTTCTCGTTTATTCCTTGAGGACACAGTGAGTATAGAGGGGGGGAAAACTGATAAGGTCAGAGTACAGTGTTCTGAAGTAGAAACAGAGTATTGCAGGAAGAGTGACAAAGGAGGAGAAGATGCAAATGGCTTAAAGCTACATAAAGAAGAGTGATGCAAAGACTCTAGTTGAAAAAGTTGGATAAAATCGTGCAAACGGTCCAACTTGTGGGTTATCCTCGTTTGTGGAGCCTTCAATTTTTCTAAAATCGTTtatttacatacatatatatatatatatatatatatatatattcatatagttatatataaaatataaatgtaaatgtaaaacaaaagatccaaagttaaattattagtatatagtcgacaaaaaaaatattagtatatagaaatttaatagatttttgctattatgatgaataaaataataataataacaaaatgttttttttcataatGCCATTAAAGTTAACCATGAGGAATTATTTGAAATACCATaaagtattatttttaatattatgtttaaccaataatattataatatttgagtttatggtttattaTTTAGGGAGTGGTtgaatttataaacttttataattatgttataaatgatttttaaataatttagaagggttagtttaatttttcataataaacttaatgtatttataaaaatgattGTAGTAATATTAGAATTCTCCAATCAATaatctaaaattttctttgaaaataataaataatttcaaaCTATATCtctgttaaaataaaatgaacaaTAGCACTCCTAATTTTTTTAGGACTGGCTCTCGGAATTCTAAGCACATTCCATTGGAgaagataaaaaagaaaaaaaattgtttacgTTGGTTTGTTTTAAGTTTGGGTTGGATTTTTTTTCGGTTCAGGTCCTTTGACCTTATACATTTGAATCTAACTGGATATACTTAGAAAATTTCATGTTGATTTCGGATCGGGTCGGTTTAGATAGATAATttctatacatgtaaaaaaccacaatattcaaatataaacgattttggtttgatttttgggtcttatgaattatttttaggtatttttcatgttttcatgTCGATTTctttgaaatattttggatcTTTTGggtaatttttttgaatttttatgtttctaggttagtttctttgtaaattttagtgttttgaatattttttggatcattttcatatattttggcTTGGTTACATGATAAATTTTTggtctattttataaattttgaatatagtTTAAGGTGATCCGGGTCGATTTTACCTTATACCAGCATTTACATCCAAAGTCATATACCTGAATTAGATATTAGgcaaaaatgattaaaattttgatccattttttacctttttaggTCTAGGTTAAAACCCACAAATCTTTCATTATGAGATTTAATGGGGGTAAAAATGATATGATTTGTATCCACTCTAAACCAAATCTTTATTGGATCGTTTTAGTTCAGGTCTTTAAGGCCGAATAAAATGTATAcatgtaatttattttgttgcagatgaaatatgcaattttttgaaaaatgttcgTTTTTTGGAAAAGGATCGACCTTTTTCCCTCTCTCATAAATAACatggtatcttttttttttgttgagtaatatgtaaaatttattcagaaaaagttttttttttctttttcagataaAGTATTTTCTATAGCCTTAGCTACTAGAAATAGAACATGATTTTGAAATACACTGTCAGCATGAAACTGCATATTACTCAAAAAAAAGAGACTGTGTTATTTATGAAAGAGGAAAAAGGTCGATCTTTtcgctttgttttttttttgaaacataacttttaattaaaacgATCAAACGTTGTTTAGTGGTACAATAAATGCAGTTTCGTCTGCCAGGATCTGTTTTgctaaaactaaattttacatattactcaaaaaaaaagagacagaaCATGATTTTGAGTTCTAGAGTTCCATCTGTGATTTTGAGATACACTGTCAGCATGAAAGTCCTGATAGTGGTGACTCATCCTTTCCCCAATTCATTAAGAAGGCTCTTCCACACTTAGTTCCTATGTTGCTAGAAAAACTGGGGAAGTCTGAAGAGGGTAAAGATGCGCATATCTATGGCTGCAAGGAAATACATTTGCCTCGTTAGCAGAATGAGTGGAGATGAAATAGTACATATTGCAATTCCATTTATTCGTGAGAACATATTGGAGATTGGGAGCTGGCGACACCGGGAGGCTGCTATTAGTGCTTATGAATCGATTTTGGATGGCTCAACAATCAACAAGCTTTCCCCGCATGTTACTGGATTGTTGAGATTTCTACTTCCCACAATCAAGGACGAGAATAATGTACCAGAGACAGTGAGCCtagttctctctctcttttatgaTGATAAAAAACCTGACGGGTGCTATAGACTTGCCTCATACGAGACAATCTCAATCTCAGATGGAAGGGTTTCAGAAGCATCAGAGGGTTACAGGTTCGGACAACACAGTCTCAGCCTCACAGCAGCCGAAAGTTATAGAAAAACTAACTGTCTCAAAGAAGAAGTCTCTTATAGAATTGATGCCTTTGGTGCGGGGGAATTTAAATTCTAATGGTGAACTGGAAAAAGAGATGTGGAAGATCTTCTTgcttgaagaagaaaaaagtcaagtaattttaatgaaatttctaAGTGCTAAGGATTTCAGTGTGAAGAAATCATTGAAGATGCTCAAGAATACATTGAAGTGGAGAACGACTATGAGAATCAAAGAACTTTGTCAAGGGCAGTCTGTGGTGGATCATCCTACTTCGATTTTCATCTACGGACATGATCGAGAAGGCCACGCAGTCGTGTATGATAATGTCTACAATGATTTTCCCAAGAAGATTTTCGATGATAGGACTGAATTGGATTGTACCGTGTCTAGTTTCCTCAAGACTTGAAAACCACATAAATGCACTAAAAATGTTTGgattatttttttacttgttATTACACATATGTAGTCATTTCTTTTAGAAATAAGTtcagaaacatatatatatcccACATTACCATTCAAATAGTATTTGTCGTATTCGTTTaggttttgattaaattattgcgTAGGTGCTATCATTATGGCTTgcatttacatattatattctATTGAGTTACATTTGATAAAATGAGATGATTGTATAGTGATAACATGATTACAAGCTTAATTACTATGTTACAGAACTTAAATTCGCCTATGTAAACCTTTTggattattttttcatttgtttccaaacaaatatacatacataaatatatgaatGTTCTCATAGAAAATACCCATAAACAATATGACAGCTTTGGAATGGTTTTAGATTTCAAAATCTTATTTATTTCTATGCAACGATATTTTGATGAAACTTCACCTTTCTAGTTGATGAGTCCTTAAATCGACATTAAACATCTCCCTCTCCAATTTTTTTGGAGCATAAGCGTGTGATAATCAATTAATAATCTTGTGTTGCTCAACTGTTCCATGCTTGTTATTAACCAAGAGAGTCGTACCAAGTTCCCTTGTTGTATGAAGTTTCTTTTCAGTTTCGCTTGTTTAATCTAAACATGGTTGGTTTTAGGCATATCTGGATGAAGCATCCGGTTTGACCTTAACTTTAAAGAACTATTATACATAGATTCATAGCCCCAAATTTTCGacatgattattttaaaaatgttcaaTAACTTGATAACATTCCAAATCTATCGATTTTCTAAAACAAATTCAAATAGTAGTACGTAGAATGGCTCACAAGATATAAAGAGAATAACACATCTAACATgatagatagaagaagaatGAATAACCAATAAATTGAATTGCTTCCTTTGTATTGAGACTTCAAAGTGATTATGataccaaacaaaacaaaagacaacaaacaaacaagaaaacCCACTCAAAATGGAGAGCTTGCATCTTCTTTCAGCTGTAGTGTGGATCTTGTCTAGAAACATTACTCTTGCAGAACTATCATTCGAAAACAGACCCAAAACTGCAATAGTAACAGTACTGTTTCCAAACTTCTCAATCCTCTAGAGATCATAAAAGTATGCCCTGCTTCGGCTACTACGATCACATCCCCACCAACAAAGAGGTGATAGTGTCTCAGCTATCTGATGAGTCATCCTCTTGAAGCTTGAACTTGTAAAAGTGTACAATAGACTTCATGAGTGACTTGGGGTTGGATCCTTCGGCGCAACTATATCCAATATGAACAACACTTTGTAATTTACCCACTAATACATATCTTGTACACATAATTTTCCCTTGgtcaaaattattaatcttgGAATCCAAGTAATTAAAACTTCATCTTTATTGTTAATAGATTGCTTCATCGAATGGGATATACTTTCACGCTCTGGATACCTAGACATGATTGGGATAAagctttataatttatatttcattattttatcatatttacatTCCAATGCCATTTACCAGAACGAATCAGTtctagtggtaaaggggttGCGGCTGTAATTTCTGCGATCCGGATTCGATTTGCGCTGGGAGAAACTATTTACAATATTTGGGTTTCCGGCAAAGAGGTGGAAACACCTTTTTCATTATTGTTATGagcttttcatttttcatttatatcTTATAAAACTTGAATTTTTAGGTTGGGATTTACATtcttatagaaattttttttaactcaaagcTGATAACTCTATTGGTAAAGTCATCTGCCCTAAGGGAACAGGTTCCAGGCTTGAGGCTGAGCAGCTGCAGGTGGATTTAATAACAGGAGCTTGTTATTGGTCTAAAAAGATTATGAGATTTGCCTGAAAACTTCTTGaattaaagaaaaaaggaaaaataattactattaagaaattaaattcaggattatttattttggtttttatatttaattaaagtgATCAGATATTACCAAATATATACGATTTCCTATTGCTATGGGACttaggttttaattttttgttatttaattaccgaatttgtttctttctctgTCATATAACTACTCTCATCGTTTTGCTTCACCCATCTAATCTTTCAACGAGTTTCACAATGAATGCGAAAGAAATTCGTACAATCATCGGAATCGTTGGTACGTTCTGCTTCTCTATTTATACAATGAATATGATTCTCTTATCTTATGTGTAATTTcgtatatttaatatttacttatacCGGAAGGAGACAGTACTGTAGTTGTAGGCTTGTAGCAGTAGTTGAATGAagctatatattatttatgttttggagGAACTTTAATCGATGTTAATCCAATGACGGATGTAGTAAGCAAATTTACTTAGCTTAGTTTAGCTGTTTACTGATACTATTTATCTGGCTTGATCCAGGACCATTGTTTCTTTCACGGATTCATAAAAggattattataattatattcacAAACATCTGCATATACAGGCCAAAGTTTATACAAATTTACAAGAATGAATCAGTGGATGTGGATTTTCAACAACATCGTCATGTAGCGATGGTGATGAAATGTAGCTTGTGGATTTTGTATGGTCTCCCACTTGTTCAAAAGGATAGCATTCTCGTCACCACCAGTAATGGCGTTGGGCTTGTAATCGAAGTGATCTACTTGGTTGTATTTTTTATCTACTGTTACAAAGATCTAGATTTAGAACGTGTAAGTTCCATCATTAATGCTTAAATCTCTTAATCATTATTGTATTATTGATTTTGATCCCTAATGTTTATGTTGTTGGTTATCTTCAGATGCAGGCCACTGGGGCATGTCTTATAGTTGAGATTAGTTCGCTCCTTTTTTTTCTATGCGAATACTCTTTTGATCCTTGAAAACGTATCGGCAAGACGTAAACTAATCGGAGTTTTTTGCACCGTTTACACCATTATTATGCATGTTTTACTAGCCCTGGTATGAGCTCTCCTTTCTTCCTAATTGATAGTTATGAGTTTtcattaacttctttttttgttttgtttaatgtgtGAAACGATAGCAAACAAAGGTTGACGGGGAACAATTTCGCTGTAGGTATCTGCCATTTTGGTTCTCATTTGTTAACTTTATCAACGCTGGAATTTGGATTGCTTATTCTGTGATTTACAAGATTGACGTCTACGTTCTTGTAAGTGCCTTCATTTTCTTTggaaaaatctttttttaattgattttctttaagagattttggtgtTTGTAAcgttttttcctttttgggtTTGTGTATGGGACAGGTAGTCAATGTTGTTGGAGCATTGGCGTGTGCTATTCATTTAATAATCTTGTGTTGCTCAATTATTAATCAGCGCTTGTTACAACCCAAGAGAGTCGTACCAAGTGCTCCTATATATgcactttagttttttttctttcggttttgcttgtttaatctAAACATGGTTGGTTTTACCTATACTTGTCTTGACCCCAAActttaaaaaactattatacATAGATCCATAACCTCAATTTTCGATATTTTTCCTTATTaagattagttttaaaatgttcaaTGACTTGATAACATTCCAAATCATCTATTTCCTGGAAACAAATCCCAATAGTAGAATGTATAATGGTTCACAAGATCtctttctatttattataaagAGAATGACACATCTTAACATGATTGATAGAAGAAGAATCAATAACCAAGAAATCAAATCGCTTCCTTAGTTTCGAAACTTCGAAGTGATTATTGataccaaacaaacaaaaaaacccaCTCAAAATGGGGAGCTTGCATCTGCCTTCAAGGCAGCCGTTGCATGGATCTTGTCTAGAAACTCGGCTCTTGCAGAACCATCATTTGAAAACTGACCCAAAACAGCAATAGTAGCAGTGCTGCTTCCGAACTTCTCAATCCCTCTAGAGATCATACAAGTATGCCCTGCTTCCGCTACAACAATCACATCCCCACCAACGAGAGGCGATAGCGTCTCAGCTATCTGACGCGTCATCCTCTCTTGCACTTGAAGCTTGAACCCATAGAAGTGTACAATAGACTTCATCAATGACTTGTGGCTGTATCCTTCACCACAATAGTAGCCAATGTGAACAACTCCGTAGAAAGGAAGCAAATGATGCTCACACATTGACCAAAACGGTAAGTTCAGTTCACAGTGCAGCTTGACCTCGCCGTTGGCTTTGACGCCGTTAACGCCGTTAACGCCGTTAAGCTTCATCTCGAGGTTAACGTTTTGGAAGTTCATCATCCACTTGAGGAACCTAGAGGGTGTAGCAATGAGCCCTTCCCTCGACGGATCTTCTCCTAACGACTTGAGAATCGAAACAACCGCGGAAACCATCTCaggatcttcttcttcagacgAGGTTTTAACGCTAGGACACCACTCTTTCTTCACAGAGCCACACAAAGCTTCCGTCTTTACGCCTTTGAGCTTCAAGAAACTCAAGAACTCACCCCAAAGACTCGACCCTTCGTCGTCGAAAACTCCTGACCCGGAGGAAACCATGAGCTTCACAAACCCATTATCGCTTGGAGACTTTACGTCCAAGCATGGGAAGTGAATGTGAGAGCACTGCAGAACAACGGCGACGCCAGAGGGTTTAACCCAGTGGTGAAGAGCAGAGCATATATCATCAGCCAAACCCTGGGGCTCCTGGAGCCGCTTGGCGAAAACGTCAGCGACTCTGGAGAACTTGCTAAGTCCCAAAACACGCTGCTCAGATGGGACGTAACCCACGTGGCACCTGACGTGAAAAGGAAGCAAGCAAGACTCACAGTAAGAGTAGTGGTCGAGGTCTCGAACGACGACGAGTCCTCCAACTCCTCCCGCTTGTCCAATGCCATCTTCTAGCCCTGCTTCTGGAAACAGAGCACTCTGTACATACTCCTTCACCTTTAGCTTATAACCTGAAGCATTAAAACACAACTTCAATACTATCATCAATAACTTAAAAGAAGCAAATGTTGTGTATGTGAATGTAGTAAACCTCTGGTGCCTTCACGAAGGGCCTTGGCGACGCGGAAAGGAGTCTTTTTGATGCCTTCTCTGTTGACATCCTCGTGAAGGCCTTGGAGGAGAAGCTTGACAGCGTCTTGGATGGCTAAAGTCTCTGGTTGGTGCTCGAAAGCGAGATCAATGCAGGCGTTTTTGATTCCAGTCTCAAGCTCTAGATTCAAACGTCCTTCATCTAATGCTCCCAttgaagaagacaaaaaaaagagacaataagcgattcaaaataattttaaaaaaattgaaattttttccagATGTCCAGTAAAATTCAACACCACGATGAATCGTCTccactagaaaaaaaaaaacagatttttcgTTTCTGGGAAAACTAATCGGAAAATTTTTTGAGAAGACGAGGGATAATACGCGGGTGGGAAGAAACGATGGGTTGCCGTTGATCCAGTTATTATGTGGATTCGCATAAATCGATTTAAAAAATAGTATCatgataatgttttatttttattattattattatgtaacTTCTCAAGTATTAGAAAGCGTAATTGTCATCAGAGCATCTTGCgagaccaaacaaaaaaaaggaaactattTTACTATATCTTGTTCTGTCCTCCAAGATTTTCTGTCTGATCGTTTCCTTTTTCGAACTCTTTCACCTAACTCACGTTTGTTTTGTCCTAATTATCCTTTagcatgtttttttatttactttagtGGATTGTTTTTTACTCACCTACTGGGttctaattaattaaattatccTGAATTTGAGTATGTATTCTCCAATAACCGGATTCCTTTCGAATCAGATCtcacattatatttttattgtgtttTTCATTGGTAGTATATTTTTTGTGGTAAGCTTACATATCTAATAAGTGATAACAAAAGCGTTCAAGATGGGATAGATGCAGCATAATAAAATCAATATCAGTCGAAAGGGAAAGTGTCGCTATCGGAGAAAAGGCGAATAAAATCAGGATATGCGCTCTTGCTATAAATAGGCAGTATAGAGTAGTAGTACAACAAAAGCATTCAAAAGTGACAtatgtttcaaaaataaatatatgatattataaaaattcaaaagaacTAAAAACTATAGtttcagaaagaaagaaaaaaaaaacaaaacaaaaatccgaaTCCACAAAAAGAATATCTTAAACTTGAAAACGGGCTAGTATGGACGCAATATAGATTTACAATTAAGTGGAATAATTTAGCTTTATCTTCCTCGACCCACTGAGAAAGCCATGGTGcaggaagaaagaaaaactaTTAACAAAACTTTCTAAAATGCTTAAGAGTTAATCCTCTCTTTGCAAAGCTATACGGGCCACGTGTCATTGTAAAACTATGGAACCAAACatactttagtttattttcctTTTGAGAAAATAGAACCAAGCATGTTTTGGGGAAGAAAGATTGCCAAATCAATAGCAGAAGAGCATTGATACTGATATACATTAATGTAGGTTTGTTTGCAATGATCAAATGTATTAGAAAGAGGTTTTGTTATGCAATGAAGTCAAGCATAACGAGGAAGTACCTGAGGTATCCATGGGAGAAGAAAGGATGATTGACTACACAATTCTTTTCCTTggatttgatatatatagtgaaagtgtttattatttaaatgataaatatatgataaaacCAATCCTGTTGAGTGATCAAGATATTTTACCGAACATATAAAAGAAAACAGGAAGAAGATTTGATTTCGTTGCGATCCCCCATGTAATACAGAAATTGTCgtgtttaatttataatattatgtcATTATACACGTATGCCATTTTAGTGTCATTTACATATTAGATAAAGTTATAAAGCTAATAGAAATTATTTTGTTCCTGTAATAAGCAAAGGTACTTCAATATTTGAGAAAAAGACAGTCCTTTTTTTGTCTGTGTGCGCCATATgcctttttttgttaaaactttCATAATCTGTTATTGTTTTAGTATCCCTTGTAGtatgatttaataatataatgatACGATTGCGATCCGATGCAACTAACTACAATTATTATGAACAACTCTTtttagcaaagaaaaaaaaactcttcaaGCAACTCCATTATGAAATTCTTCTCGTGACATGTGTATATTCACCAGAAACTATTCCACATGCACAAATCTAtgattattagaaaaatatcaccataaatatttcataaataatacatgaagtttttagaataatattttcttaagtgAGTATCTATCTCAGAAGCTTTAGAGTTTTTGACCTACATCACTCTAAAACTTCTGAGTTATGATAAACTTTGCATGTATAATTAAATTCTTAGATATCGCTTCTCTTTTCTAAtctaattttagtttatttctgTAACGATGTTGGTGGAATTCGTTTTATTCACTATGTTAAACACGAAACAAAAACCAACCTTTATCcgtggtttttgttttttttttttatcaaccttTATCCGTGGTTAAAACCTTGATGTTCGCAGTAACAATGGTTCTGTTTCCGTATCTTTTTATTGTTCGGTGCTAGCTACACCAActtgtttatatatgtttgttgGTTTGATAGCATATTAACATGGCGAGATccttaaatttatattatcttctTATTTTGTCATTGATTGGATCGGGATACTACATACATCGTTAAAGAAGATCAcatacagagaaaaaaaaaacaacttcgAGTTTTTACTACACAGTTGATGGCATTGATAAGTTTTGAAACAAatcacaattaaaaaaaaaagctcaacaACCAAAATTTGTATGATTGTCTATAGAAATTGCGTGGAATAGTTTAAAATGAGAAAGTAGTGGGTATTACTCTTACCTACCTCaggtaatattttttaagaatagtTTATACCAGAGGCTAGCTGATCTAGCAAATATCATAACATGTGGAGGCACACACCATATAAGATAACAAAGTTTCCAACCAAATACGCATGGACATTAgcgattaaattatttgagttCTTCAATCTCTagtaaaattaatgaaaattagTTTGTCTGTATGTCACTTGCCCCAACTAGCTCTCGCGTAGGTCCCTCTACGGTGATGATTCGTTTGGAGATCAAGATAGTGTGGGACCTTTTCTTAGCAGTAGCCAACTACGAGTCTAAATCAAAATCGATCTCGTGCTCGAGATTCACGTGTTTCACGTGGTAGACTTGCTATTCCACGCTGTGTTTTTTAACCAATGGTAATAGAAACGAACTAAGAACAAATGGTAAACGCTAATTGATAATCTGAGATTTATAGACTtgataattaatcatatttgtaACCGACACCAACATGTCCACTATCA
It encodes the following:
- the LOC106452958 gene encoding GTP cyclohydrolase 1-like isoform X1, giving the protein MDTSDEGRLNLELETGIKNACIDLAFEHQPETLAIQDAVKLLLQGLHEDVNREGIKKTPFRVAKALREGTRGYKLKVKEYVQSALFPEAGLEDGIGQAGGVGGLVVVRDLDHYSYCESCLLPFHVRCHVGYVPSEQRVLGLSKFSRVADVFAKRLQEPQGLADDICSALHHWVKPSGVAVVLQCSHIHFPCLDVKSPSDNGFVKLMVSSGSGVFDDEGSSLWGEFLSFLKLKGVKTEALCGSVKKEWCPSVKTSSEEEDPEMVSAVVSILKSLGEDPSREGLIATPSRFLKWMMNFQNVNLEMKLNGVNGVNGVKANGEVKLHCELNLPFWSMCEHHLLPFYGVVHIGYYCGEGYSHKSLMKSIVHFYGFKLQVQERMTRQIAETLSPLVGGDVIVVAEAGHTCMISRGIEKFGSSTATIAVLGQFSNDGSARAEFLDKIHATAALKADASSPF
- the LOC106452958 gene encoding GTP cyclohydrolase 1-like isoform X2 codes for the protein MGALDEGRLNLELETGIKNACIDLAFEHQPETLAIQDAVKLLLQGLHEDVNREGIKKTPFRVAKALREGTRGYKLKVKEYVQSALFPEAGLEDGIGQAGGVGGLVVVRDLDHYSYCESCLLPFHVRCHVGYVPSEQRVLGLSKFSRVADVFAKRLQEPQGLADDICSALHHWVKPSGVAVVLQCSHIHFPCLDVKSPSDNGFVKLMVSSGSGVFDDEGSSLWGEFLSFLKLKGVKTEALCGSVKKEWCPSVKTSSEEEDPEMVSAVVSILKSLGEDPSREGLIATPSRFLKWMMNFQNVNLEMKLNGVNGVNGVKANGEVKLHCELNLPFWSMCEHHLLPFYGVVHIGYYCGEGYSHKSLMKSIVHFYGFKLQVQERMTRQIAETLSPLVGGDVIVVAEAGHTCMISRGIEKFGSSTATIAVLGQFSNDGSARAEFLDKIHATAALKADASSPF